DNA sequence from the Candidatus Planktophila sulfonica genome:
CTGCTGGAGTTCCGCAAGGAATGAATCCACTTGAAGCTCTGCGCAAAACAGTGGCACACCTGAAGTCTCCAAAGATTGAAGGGCTTCCAACTCTTACAGGTGGCCTTGTTGGATATATGGGATATGACTCTGTGCGCAGACTAGAAAAGATTTCAAACCTTTCAACAAAGGATATCGATCTGCCAGAAATCGCATTTATGTTAACGAGTGATTTAGCCGTGATGGATCACAGCGAAGGAACCATCACGTTGATTGCAAATGCCATTAACTGGGATGGCTCAAACGAACGTATCGATGAATCCTATGCAGATGCGGTATCTCGTCTTGATCGCATGCAAGCAGAACTTCTGGCACCCCTTGCTGGAGATGTCTCAAAGATTCCGGCAAAGACAGCGCCTCAATTTGATCGCAACATGAGCGCCGAAGAATTCATGTCTAAGGTAGAAATTGCCAAAGAAGAGATTCGCGCGGGCGAAGCTTTCCAAATAGTTCTTTCGCAGCGATTCTCAATGCCATGCGCAGCCGATGCACTCGATGTATATCGCATGCTTCGTCTCAATAATCCAAGCCCATATATGTACCTCTTCAGATTTGAAGATGGAATCGAAGTCGTTGGTTCAAGCCCGGAAGCGCTCGTCAAGGTAACTGGTACCGAAGTAATGGTCCATCCAATCGCTGGAACACGTCGTCGTTCTGCATCCGTTGAAGAAGATATTCGCCTTGGAGAAGAGCTTCTTGCCGATCCTAAAGAGCGAGCAGAGCACTTGATGCTCGTTGACTTAGGTCGAAATGATCTTGGCCGTGTCTGCGCACCCGGAAGCGTTGAAGTAATCGACTTCATGCACATTGAACGTTACTCACACGTTATGCATATTGTTTCCACAGTCATCGGAAAGCTTGGAAAAGATTCCACTCCTATAGATGCGCTCTTCTCAGTCTTTCCAGCCGGAACACTTTCTGGAGCACCTAAACCACGCGCTATGGAGATTATCGAAACTCTCGAACCAACTCGTCGCGGACTTTATGGCGGCGCTATTGGTTACTTCGACTTCACTGGAAATATTGATGCCTGTATTGCCATTCGTACTGCACTGCTTCACAAGGGGACTGCATATGTTCAAGCGGGAGCAGGACTCGTCGCAGATTCAGATCCAGCATCTGAAAATGAAGAGACTCTCAACAAGGCAGCTGCCGTTCTTGGCGCAATCACGGCTGCTAATGAATTGAAGCGCAGCTAATGTTCAAATTAGGACTCTCCCTCTTCCTTGTCTCCGTTATAGCGATTGCGCTCAGTCGAAGAATTCGTCTCTCTGCACGCTACGAGCGCGAACCCAAGAAGCTCACGCCATGGAATGCAATGGATAAGGGAATAGATCCAACAGAGGACCGCACATGAGCGTTCTTGATTCCATCATCGAAGGCGTTCGCGAAGATCTTGCCGCTCGTCGCATTCCACTGGGGCAAATTCATAAGCGTATGGAAGAGACTGCGCCGGCACTTGATGCGCATTCATTCCTTTCTCGCGACGATATGAATGTGATTGCAGAAGTAAAGCGTTCATCTCCAAGCAAGGGAGAACTTGCCACAATCACCGACCCAGCTTCTCTTGCTGGGCAATATCAAGAAGCAGGCGCTGCTGCTGTCAGCGTTCTGACCGAACGCCGTCGCTTCGGTGGCTCACTCGAAGATCTCGACGCCGTGCGAAAGCGCATCACAATTCCCGTGCTTCGCAAAGATTTTATGGTCGATGAATATCAATTCTTAGAAGCGCGCGCACATGGCGCAGATATCGTTCTTCTTATCGTGGCTGCACTTTCAAAGAGCCAGCTCAGAGATTTCTACGATCTTGCAACTGAATTAGGAATGGCTTCTCTCATTGAAGTACATACCGCGCAAGAACTCGAGAGCGCGATGGATATCGAACCGCGCATCATCGGAGTTAATTCACGGAATCTGAAAACCCTCGATGTCGATAGCGCCGCATTTGCAGACCTCATTCCGCGTATCCCAGCTGATGTGATTCGGGTCGCCGAATCAGGTATCGCAACTCGCTCAGACGTTGAGTTCGCTCAGAACGCTGGTGCAACAGCGATCTTGGTCGGGGAAACTCTTGTGAAATCTGGGAATCCAATTTCCGCCATGCAGGAACTACTGGGTCGCAGGTAGTCTTTCGCCATGACGACTGTCGATGATCTCGCAGGACACTTTGGCCCCTATGGCGGTCGCTTCGTTCCTGAAGCTCTCATCGGGGCGCTTGAAGAACTCGATGCTGCTCGCATCAAAGCGCAGACAGATCCAACATTTATTGAAGAGTTAGCTGAACTACACCGTACATACACGGGTCGCCCAAGCATCATCACCGAAGCTAAGCGTTTTGGCGAACATGCTGGGGGAGCGGGCATTCTTCTTAAGCGCGAAGATCTCAATCACACCGGCAGCCACAAGATTAATAACGTGCTTGGTCAAGCACTCCTTACAAAGCGCATGGGCAAGAAGCGCATCATCGCTGAAACTGGTGCGGGACAACATGGCGTTGCATCTGCAACTGCTGCAGCTCTGATGGGTCTTGAGTGCGTTGTATACATGGGCGAAGAAGATACAAAGCGACAGGCTCTCAATGTTGCTCGTATGAAATTGTTAGGCGCAGAAGTAGTTCCCGTCACTTCAGGTTCGCGCACACTCAAAGATGCAATCAACGAAGCAATGCGCGACTGGGTTACCAATGTTGAAACTACTCACTACATGCTCGGAACCGTTGCCGGTCCGCATCCTTTCCCATCTATGGTCCGCGATTTCCATAAGATCATCGGCGAAGAATCTCGCGAACAAGTTCTCGCACTGACGGGCCGACTTCCTGACGCAGTTCTTGCCTGCGTTGGCGGAGGCTCTAACGCAATCGGAATCTTCCATCGTTTTATTGGTGATAAAGATGTCCGTCTCATTGGACTCGAAGCCGCTGGAGATGGTGTTGAAACTGGACGCCATGCGGCAACTATCACGGGTGGATCACCAGGCGTTCTTCATGGAAACCGCACATATGTTCTGCAGGATGAAAATGGTCAGACCATTGAATCTCACTCAATCTCTGCGGGCTTGGATTACCCAGGCGTTGGCCCAGAACATGCTTATCTTCACGACATTGGCCGCGCCGAATATCGTGCAGTCACTGACGCGGAAGCGATGCATGCATTTGCACTTCTCTGTAAGACTGAAGGAATCATCCCTGCAATCGAAACAGCGCACGCTCTTGCTGGCGCGCTTCAAGTAGGAAATGAATTAGGCAAGGATGCAATCATCTTGATCAATCTCTCTGGGCGCGGAGATAAAGATGTTCACACAGCAGCGCAATACTTTGGAATTCCTCTCTAAATGACAACTGCTCTCGATGATCTCTTCGTAAAAACTCGCGCCGAAAATCGCGCTGCGCTCATCGCATATATCCCTGCAGGTTTTCCCAGCATCGAAGGTTGCAAGAAAGTCATTCAAGCTTTTGTCGATGGCGGAGTCGATGCCATCGAAATCGGATTTCCCTACAGCGACCCAGTTATGGATGGCCCAACGATTCAAGCAGCAGCTGATCAATCACTTGCTCAAGGCACTGGCGCTAAAGAAGTTTTTGAAGCTCTGAAAGTTGCCACCGATGCGGGTGTTCCAGCAGTTGTAATGACGTACTGGAATCCCATTGAAAAGTACGGCGTCGAGAAGTTTGCTCAGTCGATTTCAGATAATGGTGGGTCTGGCGTTATTACCCCCGACCTCACCATTGAAGAATCTGCACCTTGGAAAGATGCTGTTGAAAAGAGTGCAATCAATCCGATCTATGTTGTCGCACCGAGTACAACTGACTCTCGTCTGCCTCAAGTGACTTCACGCTGTGGAGGATTTATCTACGCTGCTAGCTTGATGGGCGTTACCGGAACACGCACCACAGTCTCATCCGGAGCACCTGACTTAGTCGCACGAATCCGTAAGACATCTCAACTTCCTATCGCGGTGGGACTCGGAGTTTCTACGCGCGAACAAGCTAAAGGTGTTGCAGGTTATGCCGACGGTGTCATCGTGGGTTCAGCATTTATTAAAGCCTTACTCGATGCACCTGATGAAGCAACAGGTTTGGAAGCGGTAAAGAACCTTGCCAGCGAATTATCGTTAGGAGTACGTGAAGGTCGATGAAGAAATATCTTCCATGGATTGGACTGGTGGCCCGCCTCGTTCTAGGCGGAACCCTGATTGTTGCCGGATACCTAAAATTTGATGAGCTCGATAAGTCGCAGATGGCAGTTCGCGCTTACGAACTTCTTCCGATCCCGCTAGCGAATTTCATGGGCGTCTTCCTCCCATTCTTTGAATTAGCTGTCGGAATTCTTCTTGTCTTAGGTGCTGCAACTCGTCTATCTGCTCTCGCAAGCGGGTTACTGATGTTCGCCTTCATGATTGGAATCTCACAAGCATGGGCACGCGGACTTTCCATCGATTGCGGCTGCTTCGGCGGCGGGGGACAGGTTGACCCAGGTGAGGCGGATTACTTAACACCGCTACTGCGCGACACGGGCCTCACACTGCTTGCCGTGTACCTAACTCTCTTCCCACACACTAAATTTGGTCTCGATGAAGAACCGAAATCTCTCACCCAACCAGGAGAAGGCAATAATGACTAAACAACAACCAGGCAAAGATAACTTCACTCGCAATCTCGTTGTTGCAGTAGTTGTAGGCGTACTTCTCATCATGTTGGTACCAACACTTCTTTCGAAGCAGACAGATTCATCTGCAAAGACTCCAGCAAGCGTTTCAGCTGATCGCGGTTACGGAATCGTCTTCAATGACGAACTTACGGGTGTTCCGGTAATCGATATCTATGAAGATTTCCAATGCCCGGTCTGTGCGCAATTTGAAGGCCTCCAGGGCGATTACATTGAATCCCTTATCGCTGATAAGAAGGCAACTGTTGTTTATCACACCCTTTCATTCCTCGGACAAGAATCTGTGAACGCTGCAAATGCAGCAGCATGTTCAGCTGATGAAGGAAAGTTCTTGCAATACCACCGCGCTCTGTACTCAAATCAGCCAGCTGAAAATACCGGCGTCTGGTCAACCGATGTACTTGTAGTACTTGGTCAGGCCGCAGGCATCACATCGAAGAAGTTCTCATCATGCGTTAATGACATGGCATACCAGGGCTGGGTATCAAATGCTGCAGCTGCCGGAGCCAAGGCAAATGTAAATTCAACTCCAACCGTCTTTATCAACGGTAAAGAGATTGATCGCAATGGCGAATACTTCAACGCCGATAAGTTCAAGGCAGCAGTCGAACGCGGATAAATATGAAGTACGCCTTCCCAACTCCGACAACGTCGGCAGTTGAGATTGGTCCGCTGACTGTTCACTTTTACGCACTCTGCATCATTGCGGCAATCGCCGTAGCAATTTGGGTCGCTGACAAACGCTTTACTTCTGCGCACTCGGGCGTCGAGGGCGTTGTCGGCGATATTGCTGTCATCGCTGTTCCTTCTGGAGTTATTGGTGGACGGCTCTATCACGTCCTTACATCTCCAGAAAATTACTTTGGAAGTAATGGATCAATCTCTAACGTCTTTAAAATCTGGGAAGGCGGTCTCGGAATTTGGGGCGCTATCGCACTCGGTGCAGGTGGTGCCTATCTGGCATATAGAAAGCGCGCTCAGCAGATTCAACTTCCACCATTTTCAGAGTTTGCTGGCGCACTGGCTCCAGGGTTACTGCTTGCACAAGCGATTGGTCGTTGGGGCAATTGGTTTAATGGCGAACTCTTTGGACGCCCACTCACTGCGCCGTGGGCCCTCGAGATTCCTCAATATCTTCGCCCAGATGGTTTTAGAGAGTTCTCAACTTTTCATCCCACATTTCTCTACGAATCGATCTGGTGCGCTGTCCTTGCGATCGTCTTGATTTGTCTCACCCCTCGTCTTTCTGGGAGCTCCATCTTCGCTCTCTACTTCTGCGGATACAGTCTTGGGCGATTCTTCATCGAGGGACTTCGCATAGATGAAGCGCATGCCCTGGGTGGTCTTCGTCTCAATCAATATGTTGCCGCGCTGATTTTTGCTGCAGGGCTCGTTGCCTTCAGCCGAATTATGCGACGCACGAGGTAGGCTAGAAATATGGCGCTCGAAGATGTCTATCAACGCAATCTCCACCACCGCACTCATCGTGCGGGTTGGTTGCGCGCCGCCGTTCTTGGCGCAAATGATGGGCTCGTCTCAACAGCAAGCTTGATGATTGGCGTTGCTGCGGCGCGAAGCGAACAGAGTTTTCTAGTAACTGCAGGTGCTGCAGGAATTGCAGCAGGTGCGATGTCGATGGCTGTTGGAGAATATGTCTCAGTACGTTCTCAAAATGATATTGAAGAATCAGATCGACTTCTTGAAATCGAACACCTTGCCATCGATCCTGAGGGTGAGTTTGAGGAACTCGTACATATTTATATTGAACGCGGATTAACTCGCGAACTTGCAGTGCAAGTTGTCACCGAGATGCATAAGAAAGATCCACTTGAAGCACATTTGCGTGATGAGCTCGGCCAATTTCCCCACACCAAGGCACGTCCAGTTCAAGCAGCAGTTGCTTCGGCTTGCGCATTCACTGCAGGCGGGTTGGTTCCATTTGCCGGAGCATTTGCTCCGACTGCCGGCGCCGCGGCTTCGAGCATTATTGGGTTCACACTTGTTGGTTTACTTGCAACAGGCATCATCAGCGCCAAGACTGCTGGATCAAAGATTCTCATCCCTACTTTGCGCGTGATGGCCGGTGGCTGCCTCGGTATGGCAATCACCGCTGGAATCGGCCAGCTCTTGCATGTGAGTGGCATCTAGCCCACCCCCTTGCTACCCTTTCGCTACTGATTTACCGTTTCACCCACGCTTCACCGGGCCAAAGTTGTCCCTTTTGATTCACTAAAAAAGGACAACGGGTTATGGCACTTTCATCGAACTATCCCGCAGCGCAAGGTCTCTACGATCCTGCAAACGAACACGATGCATGCGGCGTCGCGATGGTGGCTACCCTCAATAAAGTTGCAACGCACGAAATCGTAGAGAAGGCGCTCACCGCCCTTCGCAATCTCGAACACCGTGGTGCATCAGGAGCTGAACCTGATTCAGGTGACGGTGCAGGAATCCTGATTCGCGTTCCCGATGCTTTCTATCGCGCAGAAACAAAGTTTGATTTACCAGCTGAAGGTTCATATGCCACCGGTATCGCATTTATTGCACAAGGTGCAGATGTCACAGCAGAAATAGCAAAGATTGCAGAAGAAGAAGGCCTCACCATTCTTGGTTGGCGCGAACTTCCGATTAACGCTTCTTCACTAGGAAAGACTGCAGTTTCAGTGATGCCCCAGTTCGAGCAACTCTTTGTTGCTGGCAAAAACGGCGAATCCGGAATTGTTCTCGATCGCTTAGCTTTCGCTCTTCGTAAGCGCGCAGAACACGCTCTCGATCTCTACTTCCCATCACTTTCTTCTCAGACAATTGTCTACAAGGGAATGCTTACAACTGGTCAGCTGGAAGAGTTCTTCCCCGATCTCAGCGATGTGCGCGTTGTCTCTCCACTTGCACTCGTTCACTCACGCTTTTCAACAAATACCTTCCCTTCTTGGCCGCTGGCGCACCCTTACCGCTTTATTGCACACAACGGTGAAATCAATACCGTTAAGGGAAACCGTAACTGGATGCGCGCCCGCGAATCACTTCTTGAAAGCGATTTGATTGGTGGAGATCTCAAGCGACTCTTCCCAATCGTTGAAATGTCAGGTTCGGACTCTGCTTCTTTCGATGAAGTTCTCGAGCTTCTCTATCTTGGTGGTCGTTCACTTCCACATGCAGTTTTGATGATGATTCCAGAAGCGTGGGAGAACCATGCAACGATGTCTGCAAAGCGTCGCGAATTTTATGCATTCCATGCTTCCCTCATGGAGCCATGGGATGGTCCTGCATGTGTGACATTTACCGATGGACATCAAGTAGGTGCAGTTCTCGATCGCAACGGGCTTCGTCCGTCACGTTTCTGGGTAACCGATGACGGTCTCGTAGTTCTTGCATCAGAAGTTGGTGTTTTGGATTTCCCTGCAGAAAAGATTGTCCGTAAGGGCCGTCTACAACCAGGCAAGATGTTCTTAGTTGATATCGAAGCAGGACGCATCATCGAAGATGATGAAATCAAGGATTCTCTTGCAGATGCTGCTCCATATGGCACATGGCTCAAAGATGGAATGATCAAGCTTTCCGATCTTCCATCACGCGAACACATTGTGTACCCACATAAATCGGTTATTCGTCGCCAAAAAGCATTCGGCTATACAGAAGAAGAAATCAAGATCATCGTCACACCGATGGCAAAGGGTGGGGGAGAAGCACTTGGTTCTATGGGAACCGATACTCCAATTGCTGCGCTCTCTGCTAAGCCACGACTTCTCTTTGATTACTTCACACAGCTCTTTGCACAGGTTACAAACCCACCACTCGATGCAATCCGTGAAGAGTTGGTAACAAGCCTTGGCGGATCAATTGGTCCAGAGCACAACTTGCTCGATCCAGGCCCAGAATCTTGCAAGCAGATCTCTCTTGCATTCCCAGTTATTGATAATGATGAACTTGCAAAAATTATTCACGTTAACGCAGATGATGACTATCCAGAGCTCGAGGCATATGTTGTTCGTGGCCTATTCCCAGTAACAGGAGATGGAAACACACTTCGTACTCGCCTTGAAGAAATCAAGCGCGAAGTTTCAGATGCAATTTCCAATGGCGCACGCGTCATTGTTCTCTCTGACCGCGATGGCGATGCAGAAGATTGCCCAATTCCATCACTCCTACTTACAGCAGCAGTCCACCACCACCTCATCCGCGAGAAGACACGTACCAAGGTCGGTCTCGTTGTTGAAGCTGGCGATGTGCGCGAAGTTCATCATGTTGCTCTTCTTATTGGTTACGGCGCAGCAGCGGTAAACCCATATCTTGTTATGGAGACTGCAGAAGATCTCGTCAATCAAGGAATCATCACAGGCATTGCTCCTGAAAAGGCAGTTCGCAATGTCATCAAGGCGCTCGGTAAGGGTGTTCTTAAGGTGATGTCCAAGATGGGTATCTCAACTATCGCTTCTTACACAGGCGCGCAGGTATTTGAAGCGATCGGTCTCGCACAAGATGTTGTCGACGAATTCTTCGTTGGAACAACGTCACGACTTGGTGGCGTCGATCTCGATGTGATTGCAGAAGAGACCATTAAGCGCCACCACTTTGCATACCCTGTAGGCGGAGAAATTCCTGGCGCAAAGCGTCTTGCTGTAGGTGGCGAGTACCAGTGGCGTCGCGATGGCGAACCACACTTGTTCAACCCTGAAACTGTCTTTGCGCTTCAGCACTCAACTCGTAATAAGCGTTATGACATCTTCAAGCGCTACACAGATAAGGTCAATGATCAGAGCAAAACGCTCATGACTCTACGCGGACTCTTCAAATTTAAAGATAGAGAACGCGCACCAATTTCTATCGATGAAGTCGAGCCAATCTCTGAAATCGTAAAGCGCTTCTCAACTGGTGCGATGTCATACGGTTCTGTTTCACAAGAAGTTCACGAAACACTTGCCATCGCTATGAATCGTTTGGGCGCAAAGTCCAATACCGGCGAAGGTGGAGAAGATCCTGCTCGCTTTATTCCCATGGCAAATGGTGACTCTAAGAAGAGCGCAATCAAGCAGGTTGCATCTGGTCGTTTCGGTGTAACCAGTAATTACCTCATCAATGCAACAGATATTCAGATCAAGATCGCACAAGGAGCGAAGCCTGGCGAAGGCGGACAGCTTCCTGGCTACAAGGTCTATCCATGGGTAGCGAAAGCTCGTTACTCAACTCCGGGTGTGGGACTTATTTCTCCACCACCTCACCACGATATTTATTCGATTGAAGATCTTGCTCAATTGATTCACGACCTTAAGAACGCAAATAAGGATGCACGTGTCCACGTCAAACTTGTTGCTGAAGTTGGCGTCGGAACAGTTGCAGCTGGTGTTTCAAAGGCGCATGCAGACGTTGTCTTGATTTCAGGTCACGATGGCGGAACTGGTGCATCACCTCTGACATCTCTTAAGCACGCTGGTGCTCCTTGGGAGCTCGGCCTTGCTGAGACGCAACAGACTCTTCTTCTCAACAACTTGCGTGATCGCATCGTTGTTCAGGCAGATGGCCAGCTCAAGACAGGTCGCGATGTTGTTATCGCAGCACTTCTTGGCGCTGAAGAATATGGATTTGCAACAGCTCCACTCGTTGTTTCAGGTTGCATCATGATGCGCGTCTGCCACTTAGATACATGTCCAGTCGGCGTCGCAACACAGAATCCAGAGCTTCGCAAAAAGTTCTCCGGAAAGCCTGAATTCGTTGAAACCTTCTTCGAATACATCGCAGAGGAAGTTCGCGAAATCTTGGCTTCCCTTGGTTTCCGCACATTGCAAGAAGCAATCGGACATGTCGAATATCTCGATACTCGCGATGCCGTCGATCACTGGAAGGCGAGCGGTCTTGATCTCTCTCCACTTCTTGTTCGTCCAGATGTTGATTCACCACTACACAACACAACGAAGCAGGATCACGGTTTAGCTGCAGCGCTCGATAACCAGCTCATCGAACTTTCGAAGGCAGCCCTTGAAAAGAAGGAAGCTGTTCGAATCGATCTTCCTGTCCGTAACGTGAACCGCACCGTCGGAACGATGTTGGGCGCCGAAGTTACTCGTCGCTATGGCGCCGAAGGACTTCCTGTCGGAACAATCGATGTCACTCTGCATGGTTCAGCGGGTCAATCACTCGGTGCATTCTTGCCACAAGGTGTATCAATCCGCCTCTACGGTGATTCAAATGACTATGTCGGCAAGGGCATCTCTGGTGGACGCGTTGTTGTTCGCCCAGATGAGAAGGCAACCTTTAAATCCGAGAAGAACGTCATCGCAGGAAACGTCATTGGCTATGGCGCAACATCAGGTGACATCTTCATCCGTGGTTTAGCTGGAGAACGTTTCTGTGTACGTAACTCAGGAGCCATTGCAGTCGTCGAAGGCGTGGGCGATCACGCACTCGAATACATGACTGGCGGAACTGTTGTCATCCTCGGACAGACTGGTCGCAATATTGCAGCAGGTATGTCCGGTGGTCGCGCATTTGTTCTCGATCTCAATACAGCAGTGGTTAACACCGAGATGGTTGATATCTTGGCTGTTCCTGCAGATCAACGCGAGAATCTCAAAGCAATCGTCTCTTCATTCCATGTTGAGACTGGTTCAGAAGTCGCAGCAGCGTTACTTTCTAACTGGGATACAGAAATCTCACGCTTCTCACTCATCATGCCTCGCGATTACGCAAAGGTACTTGCAGCAATTGAGCGTGCAACTAAAGAAGGTTTACCAGTCGATGAATACATCATGGAGGTAGCAGCAAATGGCTGATCCAAAGGGTTTTATGACCACACCTCGCGAGACTCCAAAGCGACGTCCCGTAGATATTCGTATTCAAGATTGGCGTGAAGTCTACGAACCGCAATCTTTCGAGCACTTGCAGAAGCAAGCTGGTCGTTGCATGGATTGCGGCATTCCTTTCTGTCATAACGGTTGCCCGCTCGGTAACCTCATCCCAGAATGGAATGACCTCATCTATCGTGGAGATAAGAACGAGGCAATTGATCGTCTTCACGCAACAAATAACTTCCCAGAGTTCACAGGTCGCCTCTGTCCAGCTCCTTGCGAAACCGCATGTGTTGTTGGAATTAACCGCGATGCAGTCACCATTAAGCAGGTCGAACTTCGCACCATTGAAGAGGCATTCGATGCCAACAATGTGAAGCCGCTTGCACCAGACCGTCTCTCTGGAAAGACAATCGCAGTCATTGGTTCAGGTCCTGCAGGACTTGCAGCAGCGCAACAACTCACACGCGCAGGTCACACAGTTGCCGTCTACGAGCGCGCTGAGAAAATCG
Encoded proteins:
- a CDS encoding DoxX family protein yields the protein MKKYLPWIGLVARLVLGGTLIVAGYLKFDELDKSQMAVRAYELLPIPLANFMGVFLPFFELAVGILLVLGAATRLSALASGLLMFAFMIGISQAWARGLSIDCGCFGGGGQVDPGEADYLTPLLRDTGLTLLAVYLTLFPHTKFGLDEEPKSLTQPGEGNND
- the lgt gene encoding prolipoprotein diacylglyceryl transferase encodes the protein MKYAFPTPTTSAVEIGPLTVHFYALCIIAAIAVAIWVADKRFTSAHSGVEGVVGDIAVIAVPSGVIGGRLYHVLTSPENYFGSNGSISNVFKIWEGGLGIWGAIALGAGGAYLAYRKRAQQIQLPPFSEFAGALAPGLLLAQAIGRWGNWFNGELFGRPLTAPWALEIPQYLRPDGFREFSTFHPTFLYESIWCAVLAIVLICLTPRLSGSSIFALYFCGYSLGRFFIEGLRIDEAHALGGLRLNQYVAALIFAAGLVAFSRIMRRTR
- a CDS encoding DsbA family protein, with translation MTKQQPGKDNFTRNLVVAVVVGVLLIMLVPTLLSKQTDSSAKTPASVSADRGYGIVFNDELTGVPVIDIYEDFQCPVCAQFEGLQGDYIESLIADKKATVVYHTLSFLGQESVNAANAAACSADEGKFLQYHRALYSNQPAENTGVWSTDVLVVLGQAAGITSKKFSSCVNDMAYQGWVSNAAAAGAKANVNSTPTVFINGKEIDRNGEYFNADKFKAAVERG
- a CDS encoding anthranilate synthase component I; this translates as MKLEEFREYAKNNNVIPVYRKLLGDGETPLNIYKKLAKNLPGTFLLESAEHGGVWSRYSFIGAHSQTTLTEKDGVAVWLGKPPAGVPQGMNPLEALRKTVAHLKSPKIEGLPTLTGGLVGYMGYDSVRRLEKISNLSTKDIDLPEIAFMLTSDLAVMDHSEGTITLIANAINWDGSNERIDESYADAVSRLDRMQAELLAPLAGDVSKIPAKTAPQFDRNMSAEEFMSKVEIAKEEIRAGEAFQIVLSQRFSMPCAADALDVYRMLRLNNPSPYMYLFRFEDGIEVVGSSPEALVKVTGTEVMVHPIAGTRRRSASVEEDIRLGEELLADPKERAEHLMLVDLGRNDLGRVCAPGSVEVIDFMHIERYSHVMHIVSTVIGKLGKDSTPIDALFSVFPAGTLSGAPKPRAMEIIETLEPTRRGLYGGAIGYFDFTGNIDACIAIRTALLHKGTAYVQAGAGLVADSDPASENEETLNKAAAVLGAITAANELKRS
- the trpC gene encoding indole-3-glycerol phosphate synthase TrpC; the encoded protein is MSVLDSIIEGVREDLAARRIPLGQIHKRMEETAPALDAHSFLSRDDMNVIAEVKRSSPSKGELATITDPASLAGQYQEAGAAAVSVLTERRRFGGSLEDLDAVRKRITIPVLRKDFMVDEYQFLEARAHGADIVLLIVAALSKSQLRDFYDLATELGMASLIEVHTAQELESAMDIEPRIIGVNSRNLKTLDVDSAAFADLIPRIPADVIRVAESGIATRSDVEFAQNAGATAILVGETLVKSGNPISAMQELLGRR
- the trpA gene encoding tryptophan synthase subunit alpha, producing the protein MTTALDDLFVKTRAENRAALIAYIPAGFPSIEGCKKVIQAFVDGGVDAIEIGFPYSDPVMDGPTIQAAADQSLAQGTGAKEVFEALKVATDAGVPAVVMTYWNPIEKYGVEKFAQSISDNGGSGVITPDLTIEESAPWKDAVEKSAINPIYVVAPSTTDSRLPQVTSRCGGFIYAASLMGVTGTRTTVSSGAPDLVARIRKTSQLPIAVGLGVSTREQAKGVAGYADGVIVGSAFIKALLDAPDEATGLEAVKNLASELSLGVREGR
- the trpB gene encoding tryptophan synthase subunit beta; the protein is MTTVDDLAGHFGPYGGRFVPEALIGALEELDAARIKAQTDPTFIEELAELHRTYTGRPSIITEAKRFGEHAGGAGILLKREDLNHTGSHKINNVLGQALLTKRMGKKRIIAETGAGQHGVASATAAALMGLECVVYMGEEDTKRQALNVARMKLLGAEVVPVTSGSRTLKDAINEAMRDWVTNVETTHYMLGTVAGPHPFPSMVRDFHKIIGEESREQVLALTGRLPDAVLACVGGGSNAIGIFHRFIGDKDVRLIGLEAAGDGVETGRHAATITGGSPGVLHGNRTYVLQDENGQTIESHSISAGLDYPGVGPEHAYLHDIGRAEYRAVTDAEAMHAFALLCKTEGIIPAIETAHALAGALQVGNELGKDAIILINLSGRGDKDVHTAAQYFGIPL
- a CDS encoding VIT1/CCC1 transporter family protein; its protein translation is MALEDVYQRNLHHRTHRAGWLRAAVLGANDGLVSTASLMIGVAAARSEQSFLVTAGAAGIAAGAMSMAVGEYVSVRSQNDIEESDRLLEIEHLAIDPEGEFEELVHIYIERGLTRELAVQVVTEMHKKDPLEAHLRDELGQFPHTKARPVQAAVASACAFTAGGLVPFAGAFAPTAGAAASSIIGFTLVGLLATGIISAKTAGSKILIPTLRVMAGGCLGMAITAGIGQLLHVSGI